The genome window GCGATGACCAAAAGCACCGAGTTCGAGCCGACATCAATCACCGCCTTGCGCATGCGGGATCAAGTTTACACGCCCCTATTGTTTGGCGAGTCTGGTCGGGTACACTTTCGCCCGTTCTACGGAATTTCCACTCATGACCATTCAAGACGACATGACCACGACCCCTGAGGAAGCAACTTCAGAAGCGGTCGCACCGACCAGTGAAGCGCCGGTAACGGCTCCGACCCCGGCACCTGCCGCGCCTGCTGCACCCGCAGCTTCAGCTCAATCCGACGAAGACATGTTCCTCGCCGCGATGGCCGAGCTTGATACCGAAGGCTCGGTAGACGCAAATCGCCGCCTCAACAAGAACGACCGCATCGAAGCGACGGTCATCCTTGTCGAACCGAACCGCGTGTTCGTGGACCTTGGCCGCAAGTCGGAAGCGGTGATCCCGCTCAACGAACTTTCTGAGACGAGTCTCACGACCGCCGAAGGCGTGGTCAATGTGGGCGATAAGATCATGGTCGTCGTCATCAACCCCTCGGGCAGCGATGGCAACCCGGTCGTCTCGAAGAAGAAGGCCGATTTCGAAGCCACTTGGTACAAGGTCATTGACCAGTTTGAAAAGGGCGAAACCATGCAAGCGACCATCGTCGAGCGTGTGAAGGGCGGCCTCGTGGCCGACATTGGCGTGCGCGGCTTTGTCCCGGCGACGCACGTTGGCAACGGCAAGCTCCGCAACATTGACAAGTTTGTTGGCGAAACCATGGAACTCAAGATCATTGAGCTGGATCGCGAACGCAAGAAGGTGGTCCTTTCCAACCGACAAGCCGAAGACGAAAAGCGCGGCGAAGTCAAGGATCGAATTTTCAACGAAGTCACGGCCGGTGCCGTTCTCGAAGGTACGGTTCGCCGCCTCTCGGATTACGGTGCGTTTGTGGACCTCGGCGGCATTGATGGCCTGCTCCACATCTCAGAAATGAGCTGGATGCG of Chthonomonas sp. contains these proteins:
- a CDS encoding S1 RNA-binding domain-containing protein, encoding MTIQDDMTTTPEEATSEAVAPTSEAPVTAPTPAPAAPAAPAASAQSDEDMFLAAMAELDTEGSVDANRRLNKNDRIEATVILVEPNRVFVDLGRKSEAVIPLNELSETSLTTAEGVVNVGDKIMVVVINPSGSDGNPVVSKKKADFEATWYKVIDQFEKGETMQATIVERVKGGLVADIGVRGFVPATHVGNGKLRNIDKFVGETMELKIIELDRERKKVVLSNRQAEDEKRGEVKDRIFNEVTAGAVLEGTVRRLSDYGAFVDLGGIDGLLHISEMSWMRINHPREVLKEGQEIKVMVLRLDETTGKISLGLRQVLPDPWKLIRENYKIGDKITSKVGRLVQSGAFIRLPEGAEAFLPVSEISTRRINKPSDVLELDQEIEMAVIDLKPDERRMVLSLRQAGNAIEPPEDYVADTNYESDRPRTGSGTGPRRKPGQGGGRGRRDDGAGDMPGSSSRQPSGGATIGERLGMLKGLLSKTTEESEGE